Proteins encoded by one window of Stegostoma tigrinum isolate sSteTig4 unplaced genomic scaffold, sSteTig4.hap1 scaffold_341, whole genome shotgun sequence:
- the thtpa gene encoding thiamine-triphosphatase, whose amino-acid sequence MPIEVERKFVPREGETERKLAELGAVPLGSARLQDQYYDTEDSRLTASDLWLRRRDGAWELKSPVGSPHGAGASTTQYRESVSEPEIVSLILQALGRGATADPGPSQLEHLLQGEGGGPCLAPFASIMTHRDSYHLPGPAGGARVTIDRTDFGHRVAEIEVMVGTEAEVPRAQAQIQEIAAKLGIEETDSQIGKLNVYLQKFRPRHFQRLCEAGVL is encoded by the exons ATGCCCATCGAGGTGGAGAGGAAGTTTGTGCCGCGGGAGGGGGAGACGGAGCGGAAGCTGGCGGAGCTGGGGGCCGTCCCCCTGGGCAGCGCCAGGCTGCAGGACCAGTACTACGATACAGAGGACTCCAGGCTGACGGCCTCGGATCTGTGGCTGCGGAGGCGGGATGGGGCATGGGAGCTGAAGAGCCCGGTGGGTTCGCCCCACGGCGCCGGCGCCTCCACCACCCAGTACCGGGAGAGCGTGTCCGAGCCGGAGATCGTGAGCCTGATACTGCAGGCGCTGGGGCGCGGGGCCACGGCCGACCCCGGCCCCTCCCAGCTGGAGCATCTGCTGCAGGGCGAGGGGGGCGGTCCGTGCCTGGCGCCGTTCGCTTCCATCATGACCCACCGTGACTCCTACCACCTCCCCGGGCCGGCGGGGGGTGCCCGCGTCACCATCGACCGCACCGACTTCGGGCACCGCGTCGCCGAGATCGAGGTGATGGTGGGCACCGAGGCGGAGGTACCCCGTGCGCAGGCCCAGATCCAGGAGATCGCCGCCAAGCTCG GTATCGAAGAGACAGACAGCCAGATAGGAAAACTAAACGTCTATCTGCAGAAATTCCGCCCTCGGCACTTCCAGAGGCTTTGCGAAGCGGGCGTGTTGTAA